The Vigna unguiculata cultivar IT97K-499-35 chromosome 6, ASM411807v1, whole genome shotgun sequence genome contains a region encoding:
- the LOC114187652 gene encoding ras-related protein RABA1f-like: MGTYRADEDYDYLFKVVLIGDSGVGKSNILSRFTKNEFCVLSKSTIGVEFATRSITVDDKVVKAQIWDTAGQERYRSITSAYYRGAVGALLVYDVTRHVTFENVARWFRELRDHTDNKIVVMVVGNKADLHHLRAVSVEDAKTFAEQERTFFMETSALDSTNVENAFTELLTQIYNVVSTKTLEIGDDPAALPKGRTIKVGSRYDVSDEKQNGCCSA; this comes from the exons ATGGGGACTTATAGAGCTGATGAGGATTACGATTACCTATTCAAGGTTGTGCTGATTGGGGACTCTGGCGTGGGAAAATCCAACATTTTGTCGAGGTTCACCAAGAATGAATTCTGCGTTTTATCGAAGTCCACCATTGGGGTTGAGTTTGCAACCAGAAGCATAACGGTGGATGATAAGGTTGTCAAAGCTCAGATTTGGGACACTGCTGGCCAGGAAAG GTACCGATCGATCACGAGTGCATATTATCGAGGAGCTGTTGGTGCTTTGTTGGTATATGATGTTACACGGCATGTTACATTTGAGAATGTGGCGAGATGGTTCAGGGAGCTGAGAGATCACACGGATAACAAAATTGTTGTGATGGTTGTTGGGAACAAAGCAGACTTGCACCATCTGCGAGCAGTTTCCGTGGAAGATGCTAAAACTTTTGCAGAACAGGAAAGAACTTTTTTCATGGAAACCTCTGCCCTTGACTCCACCAACGTTGAAAATGCCTTCACAGAACTGCTCACACAGATCTACAATGTTGTGAGCACCAAGACCCTTGAAATCGGTGACGATCCAGCCGCATTACCAAAAGGACGGACCATAAAGGTTGGCTCTCGTTATGATGTATCAGATGAGAAGCAGAATGGATGCTGTTCTGCTTGA